AAGTACAAGCCAATGCCAGATCCAAATGATAAAACAGGAATGGGAAGTAAGATGCGACAGAGGAAGGATGATCATGATAAAGCTAAGAAGGAAGAACGAAAAGAAATCGAAAATATTATGAAGGCAGCTCAAATGCATATTGTTGTGGCCACTCTAATAATGACAGTTGCCTTCACAGCTGGATTTACACTGCCAGGAGGTTTTGACAGCAACACTGATAGCCCTAATAAAGGGACAGCGATTCTATTAAGGAGTAAAGCATTTTGTGCATTTGTTGCTACCGATGCCATCGCGTTCACATCCTCTGCTGTTGCTGTATTCACCTTCTTTGCCATGGCAGCAGGTGGAATAACAACCGAGTTGCCAGTTATGAGTCGACTTTATAGGATCGCAATTCATTTGCAGCTTGTGGCCATGTCGTCTGTTGTAATTGCATTTGTAACGGGTATGTATGCTACTTTAGCACATTCAGTTGGTCTCGTCGTTATTGTCTGTGTCATCGGTTGCATGTGTTTCATTATGTATGTGTGGATTATCATTGTTCTTGGAGGATAACCATAGAGAAAGAACATGAATAGAGTCAGAGACATCATGAACCCTATTAATTGTTCTTGAGCCTTGTGATCTGAAACTTCCTACAAAAACTCATGCTAGAGACCCGGATCTATGTTATAACCTAGAGAATTTTAGTCCATGAGCAATGGAAGTGTTCACTGGCTTGCAGTTCTTCATGTTAAATGTCTTAAGGAATCTTCTTGTTTGATGTTCTTAGGTGATGGATATGTCATCGCCATCTTGTTTCAAggttaatatatataattttttgttgtataCTATTGTCTTGGACTCTTGGTTTTTAATTTCACTTACTCAAGTAAGATGCCTTACATTAAAGTAAGTTAAATGACTTActcaggtaagtcatctgtcgcaacaggttaattatctgttgcaactgtcactcatctgttggaatcagcttaaaaggtgatttagttataacatcaattccaacaggagattcatctgttgcaacagatattcagactcgtaacataaatcccaacaggtaagaatctcttgcgactcatcacttacctgttgcaacagataacacatctgttgggattcattca
The nucleotide sequence above comes from Capsicum annuum cultivar UCD-10X-F1 unplaced genomic scaffold, UCD10Xv1.1 ctg78212, whole genome shotgun sequence. Encoded proteins:
- the LOC107848981 gene encoding protein ACCELERATED CELL DEATH 6-like, producing MPDPNDKTGMGSKMRQRKDDHDKAKKEERKEIENIMKAAQMHIVVATLIMTVAFTAGFTLPGGFDSNTDSPNKGTAILLRSKAFCAFVATDAIAFTSSAVAVFTFFAMAAGGITTELPVMSRLYRIAIHLQLVAMSSVVIAFVTGMYATLAHSVGLVVIVCVIGCMCFIMYVWIIIVLGG